Part of the Methylomonas rapida genome is shown below.
ACAGGCGGCGCGAATTGACGTTCATTCGGCGCCGCTTTTCGGCGAGTGCAGAAAGTACACTTTTTGCACCCTACGTTCACCGATCCTTTCCAATTTCAATTCCTTTAATTTTGAGTGCAGAAACCTTTGCCAAAATCATAATGCATTTAACTGTGCTATGTGTTAACTTTTTGCACTATGCAAACCAATACTACCTCTACCACCACGCCACTTCATCGAATCGGCTATGCCCGAGTCAGCAGTATCGGCCAAAATCTGGATTCTCAAATTGATGCGCTGCAAAAAGCGGGGTGCGGCAAAATATTTTCCGACAAGATGACCGGCTCGCACATGGATCGACCTGGCTGGGATCAGCTTTTAGAATATGCTCGCCCTGGCGATACCTTGGTTGTCAGCGAATTAAGCCGCATGACGCGCTCTTTGATGGATTTACTGACAACGGCAAAGGTGCTGGAACAGCGGCAAATTAATTTAGTGTCATTGCGCGAAAATATCGATACCACCACGGCGACTGGCCGTTGTTTCTTGTCGATGATGGGCGCTATTCACCAAATGGAGCGGGAACTTCGCGCAGAGCGGGCGGCAGCGGGACGTTCATCCGCTAAAGCGCGGGGCAAAACGGGTGGAAGACCTAAAACTGACCCAGAAAAATTGGAGAATGCCAGAATCCTCTATGAAAACTCGGACAAAACTGCCGCCGAGGTTTGTGAGATTACCGGCGTAGGGAGACGAAAATTCTTCTCCTACGTGGCCGAGAAACGGAATGGCTCTGGTAAAACGTAAAATTGCATTTGAATTGGGGCTGACAAATGCACGAATTCTAGAGTGCCAATTGTTCTCTCGGGGGCTTCGGTGGATTGATCCAAATTAGCTCGGTCAAACTTAATCGAGTATAATTACTCTAGGTTTAGGTTCCCGCTTTGGCGGGTGAAACTGGAAGTCGGTTCAAGGCCGACGCTGCCCCCGCAACGGTAGGTGATTCGTCACGAGCCCGGAGACAGGCCTGAAACTTTAGCAACAGTCGCGGAGGGCGAGCTGTCAAATCGGTTTTTTTGGTTTGCCGTTCCCGCTGTTTTTCCGTCCACCTCATTCGGAACAGCCAACCATGAAAACGCTCACTGCCTCAACTGCCATCGTTTCCTCCAAACTCCTGCCCGGCCTGAGTGCCATTGTATTGGGCCTGAGCGTCGTTTTGGGTCTGGGTTTCTTGCAGGACGCCAATAACACACTGCACAACGCCGTCCACGACGGCCGTCATAGCGCAGCCTTTCCTTGCCATTGACATGGCGGATTTTCGCAAACTGGTCGCAGTCTCGCTGCTGGCCGGCGTATTGGGCGGCTTGTTGCTCAGCGTATTGCAACATTATCAAACCCTGCCGTTGATTTTGGCCGCCGAACAGTTCGAAACGCCATCGGCCGAACAGGCGCATGACTGGCAGCCGAGCTATGGCTGGCAGCGTAACGGCTTTACCTGGCTGTTCAACAGCCTGACCGGCTTCGGCTTTGCCTTGTTGATCAGTGCCGCCATGTACTGGCGCGATCAACGCGGCTATCTGTATGGGCTGGGCTGGGGTTTGGCCGGTTACTGGGTGTTTTTTGTCGCGCCGTCATTGGGACTGCCGCCAGAACTGCCCGGTACCGACAGCGCCGAGTTGCATAGCCGTCAGGCCTGGTGGCTGTTTACCGCAGCGGTGACGGCAGGAGGTTTGTTTGGCCTGTTTTTGAGCAGACAGCGCTGGCTGCAAATCGGTGGCGTCGGTTTGCTGGTATTACCGCATATCATCGGAGCGCCCCATCCGGAAGTTGCCCACGCCTTGGCTCCCGAAGCATTACAACAGCAATTCGTCATTGGTACGGCCATCAACAACG
Proteins encoded:
- a CDS encoding CbtA family protein, which gives rise to MADFRKLVAVSLLAGVLGGLLLSVLQHYQTLPLILAAEQFETPSAEQAHDWQPSYGWQRNGFTWLFNSLTGFGFALLISAAMYWRDQRGYLYGLGWGLAGYWVFFVAPSLGLPPELPGTDSAELHSRQAWWLFTAAVTAGGLFGLFLSRQRWLQIGGVGLLVLPHIIGAPHPEVAHALAPEALQQQFVIGTAINNAVFWLALGALSGMALRKVTFS
- a CDS encoding recombinase family protein, with the translated sequence MQTNTTSTTTPLHRIGYARVSSIGQNLDSQIDALQKAGCGKIFSDKMTGSHMDRPGWDQLLEYARPGDTLVVSELSRMTRSLMDLLTTAKVLEQRQINLVSLRENIDTTTATGRCFLSMMGAIHQMERELRAERAAAGRSSAKARGKTGGRPKTDPEKLENARILYENSDKTAAEVCEITGVGRRKFFSYVAEKRNGSGKT
- a CDS encoding CbtB domain-containing protein, with translation MKTLTASTAIVSSKLLPGLSAIVLGLSVVLGLGFLQDANNTLHNAVHDGRHSAAFPCH